ATACTAAAGACAGTTCagaaaaggataaaatttcAGGGTCCTTAAAACGAGAACCAAATGCGGTTCTCGCCGTTGCTTCACCGCCATGTAAACCTTCCATTGCTTTCGATTCCATAAACTTAACTTTTTATCTTCAATCGACCATTAAGTTTctgtaatttcattttgaattcaATCACAAACAAAATTTACCTCAAATTTTAACtgatttaaaactcaaattatattttacactAGCTTAATTATAAAGTccaaatacattaaaaaaaactactaGAATActgttaaaaacaaaacatttttgttattttcccCCCTCTTTACTCAATTTCATCCGTTACCTAATAACGGATCAGTTAGACGTTATACTCGAAACTCATGttgcaaatattttaaatttaacaaagcCATTTGCGAAAATGGCGAAACAGATTTCAGTTTCTGAATCGAGCAAAATGGGTAAACTTGATGGAAGAAAATTGATGGCAAAGGGAAGAAATCGAAGCCAAAAAAGAATCAATAGACTTCCTGAACAGTTTAACCAATGGTACAATGGTGAAACTTCCAAATCAGAAGATATGGGAAATATGTACAGAGACTGGGACTTACAACTACACCTACAACACCGACCCAATACCATCAAAGAATGATGGAAAGAACAAGGGGGCATGCTATTTATCAACACTGCTAAAAACAACTTCTAATTTCTAACCAAGAAGTTAGATCAAAACTATAAAGAATATCCTTCTTGCACCTTCGAGAAGAAGATCCAATCTGAGCAAACAGAAACCACTGTTGCGCCAACCAACCCAATGTAGTAAAATGACTCTAATACCCTTGTTCAGCCTCTGTATAATCCAAATCCTGTCACAATCGGAATCAAAActgcataaaattgaaaattcaccTCATGGACATCAAAGTGCGCACCCTTTTTTCCCTCTCTGCTTTCTTCGCACTGGGAGTTCGTTTCAgcttcttcaattcttcaagcACGGCCTCCTGAACTTGGTCAATGTTGTTCAAAAGCTTCTTCTGCGGTGTAAGGGTTTCCGATTCCCCTTCGGGTAATTCAGAAATGTCCAGGTAGATCTTGGGCACTTTGCAGCCCAGAGGTGTTCGAAGCTTAACTCCGACAGACTTCGGAGATTTCGAGGAAGAGGCAGCGGAGGCAGAAGCAGTCTCCGAAGGTTCTAGAACTACTTGGTCAGCCGTAGAAACAATGCTTTCAGTTCGCTGGCCTTCGACTTCCCCTAACCTAGCTCTCCTTCTCTCTATAGCCTAAACAACAAtgcataaataaaacatttagcAAAAAGATTCAAACAAAGAACCGAAACCGACGGTGATTTAATTTACACTTACCCTAGCGACGGCAGTGATGTCACGCAGTGGTGTTCGGGGGTACCAAGCGGGTAGCAGAGAACGTGAAGAAACGCGCCCCCTTGCGCGTCGCGCGGATGGAGGAGTGTTCTCGGAGCCGAGAAAAGCACGGGCGCGTCCCCGGGGCAGAGTTCTTGGAGGAGTTCGGTGCGGCGGCGGGTCGTTGTAGATGAAGAATGCGCGGTTGCGAGCGAAGGCGGCAGCGAGGTCGACGGAGGTTAAACGACGGTCACGTGATTGGGGCATGGCTGAAGGGAGACGGAGGGAGAGAGTGGTGCCGTGGTGGTGTTGGGAGGAGGAGGTAGGGTTGGGCGAGAGGAAATAAGAAGAG
The sequence above is drawn from the Vigna radiata var. radiata cultivar VC1973A chromosome 3, Vradiata_ver6, whole genome shotgun sequence genome and encodes:
- the LOC106757318 gene encoding protein POLYCHOME; the protein is MPQSRDRRLTSVDLAAAFARNRAFFIYNDPPPHRTPPRTLPRGRARAFLGSENTPPSARRARGRVSSRSLLPAWYPRTPLRDITAVARAIERRRARLGEVEGQRTESIVSTADQVVLEPSETASASAASSSKSPKSVGVKLRTPLGCKVPKIYLDISELPEGESETLTPQKKLLNNIDQVQEAVLEELKKLKRTPSAKKAEREKRVRTLMSMR